In one window of Arachis ipaensis cultivar K30076 chromosome B06, Araip1.1, whole genome shotgun sequence DNA:
- the LOC107645920 gene encoding uncharacterized protein LOC107645920 isoform X2, which translates to MQCPNCRKIEKGQWLYGSRSYPEFSSDDWTHDEDLYDLSYSEMSFGVHWCPFGNLTRLPSAFEEGEFSSTAYPDILGHHAIFAEHTAVSSGSHPCPYIAYFGPIHPSTSNSGGNGSEASNFNHWSGPPIPSDLPTSYAFPALDLHYPSWEHHSSHFSSANSRLGTADQPSVSPGSQRPGRGSLEIPRSGSFMHPFIVGHSSGARAGASVASSMIPPYPGSNARARDRVQALQAYYQPPQPPNSTSMRTPNASDTRRSSSHNGSAQLAQVASSPDQSGGFLLIPSGSSGRNFPEEAHLPSRFQAWERDHLPSLSFNHVDRESSWRAYHQAASGSEPSFRSSSFQLRHGSERMPSQNR; encoded by the exons ATGCAATGCCCTAATTGCCGGAAGATTGAGAAAGGCCAGTGGCTTTATGGTTCCCGGTCATATCCGGAGTTCAGCTCAGACGATTGGACACATGATGAGGATCTATACGATCTTAGCTACTCTGAAATG TCCTTTGGAGTTCACTGGTGCCCTTTTGGTAACTTGACCCGACTTCCTTCTGCCTTCGA AGAAGGGGAATTTTCATCAACTGCAT ATCCTGATATACTCGGACACCATGCTATATTTGCGGAACATACAGCAGTGTCATCTGGTAGTCATCCTTGTCCGTATATAGCTTATTTTGGACCTATACATCCCTCCACCTCCAACTCTGGCGGAAATGGCTCGGAAGCATCTAACTTCAACCACTGGAGTGGCCCTCCTATACCTAGCGACTTGCCAACCTCCTATGCGTTTCCAGCCTTGGATCTCCATTATCCCAGTTGGGAACACCATTCATCTCATTTTTCTTCTGCGAACAGCCGTCTAGGCACTGCAGATCAGCCCTCAGTATCGCCTGGTAGTCAAAGGCCAGGCAGGGGTAGTTTGGAGATCCCAAGATCGGGATCTTTTATGCATCCCTTCATTGTTGGTCACAG TTCTGGTGCTAGAGCTGGGGCATCAGTTGCATCTTCAATGATACCTCCATATCCAGGTAGCAATGCCCGGGCCCGAGACAGAGTCCAGGCTCTTCAGGCATACTATCAACCTCCACAACCTCCTAATTCTACCTCAATGCGGACTCCTAATGCCTCTGACACTAGAAGGTCCAGCAGCCATAATGGGTCAGCTCAATTAGCACAAGTGGCCTCATCACCAGACCAAAGCGGTGGCTTCTTATTGATTCCATCAGGTTCATCGGGACGCAATTTTCCGGAAGAAGCCCATCTGCCAAGTCGCTTCCAAGCTTGGGAAAGAGATCACTTGCCTTCATTATCATTCAATCATGTGGATAGAGAATCAAGTTGGAGAGCATACCACCAGGCTGCCAGTGGATCAGAGCCAAGTTTCAGGTCCAGCAGCTTTCAGTTGAGGCACGGATCAGAAAGAATGCCTTCACAAAATCGATGA
- the LOC107645920 gene encoding uncharacterized protein LOC107645920 isoform X1, whose amino-acid sequence MGLGTDNDNNDDGVTNPSPSVSCSICLEPVARSGDRSWANLQCGHQFHLDCIGSAFNIKGAMQCPNCRKIEKGQWLYGSRSYPEFSSDDWTHDEDLYDLSYSEMSFGVHWCPFGNLTRLPSAFEEGEFSSTAYPDILGHHAIFAEHTAVSSGSHPCPYIAYFGPIHPSTSNSGGNGSEASNFNHWSGPPIPSDLPTSYAFPALDLHYPSWEHHSSHFSSANSRLGTADQPSVSPGSQRPGRGSLEIPRSGSFMHPFIVGHSSGARAGASVASSMIPPYPGSNARARDRVQALQAYYQPPQPPNSTSMRTPNASDTRRSSSHNGSAQLAQVASSPDQSGGFLLIPSGSSGRNFPEEAHLPSRFQAWERDHLPSLSFNHVDRESSWRAYHQAASGSEPSFRSSSFQLRHGSERMPSQNR is encoded by the exons ATGGGTCTCGGCACCGACAACGACAACAATGACGACGGAGTCACCAACCCTTCTCCCTCCGTCTCTTGCTCTATTTGTCTCGAGCCCGTTGCCCGCAGCGGCGATAGATCCTGGGCCAACCTTCAATGCGGCCATCAATTTCACCTCG ATTGCATTGGCTCAGCCTTCAATATAAAAGGGGCAATGCAATGCCCTAATTGCCGGAAGATTGAGAAAGGCCAGTGGCTTTATGGTTCCCGGTCATATCCGGAGTTCAGCTCAGACGATTGGACACATGATGAGGATCTATACGATCTTAGCTACTCTGAAATG TCCTTTGGAGTTCACTGGTGCCCTTTTGGTAACTTGACCCGACTTCCTTCTGCCTTCGA AGAAGGGGAATTTTCATCAACTGCAT ATCCTGATATACTCGGACACCATGCTATATTTGCGGAACATACAGCAGTGTCATCTGGTAGTCATCCTTGTCCGTATATAGCTTATTTTGGACCTATACATCCCTCCACCTCCAACTCTGGCGGAAATGGCTCGGAAGCATCTAACTTCAACCACTGGAGTGGCCCTCCTATACCTAGCGACTTGCCAACCTCCTATGCGTTTCCAGCCTTGGATCTCCATTATCCCAGTTGGGAACACCATTCATCTCATTTTTCTTCTGCGAACAGCCGTCTAGGCACTGCAGATCAGCCCTCAGTATCGCCTGGTAGTCAAAGGCCAGGCAGGGGTAGTTTGGAGATCCCAAGATCGGGATCTTTTATGCATCCCTTCATTGTTGGTCACAG TTCTGGTGCTAGAGCTGGGGCATCAGTTGCATCTTCAATGATACCTCCATATCCAGGTAGCAATGCCCGGGCCCGAGACAGAGTCCAGGCTCTTCAGGCATACTATCAACCTCCACAACCTCCTAATTCTACCTCAATGCGGACTCCTAATGCCTCTGACACTAGAAGGTCCAGCAGCCATAATGGGTCAGCTCAATTAGCACAAGTGGCCTCATCACCAGACCAAAGCGGTGGCTTCTTATTGATTCCATCAGGTTCATCGGGACGCAATTTTCCGGAAGAAGCCCATCTGCCAAGTCGCTTCCAAGCTTGGGAAAGAGATCACTTGCCTTCATTATCATTCAATCATGTGGATAGAGAATCAAGTTGGAGAGCATACCACCAGGCTGCCAGTGGATCAGAGCCAAGTTTCAGGTCCAGCAGCTTTCAGTTGAGGCACGGATCAGAAAGAATGCCTTCACAAAATCGATGA